One Gaiella occulta genomic region harbors:
- a CDS encoding YkvA family protein, which yields MPAWLPIVAAVAAVGLTLYAAFVLALVAAGRREGARALAGFVPDCAVLCARLLRDPGVKHRHRLLLALLVAYLALPFDLVPDVIPVAGQLDDAIVVAVVLRIVLRGSGVERVRRHWPGPEASLRLVLRLAGAQPAP from the coding sequence GTGCCAGCCTGGCTGCCGATCGTCGCCGCCGTGGCGGCGGTCGGGCTCACGCTCTACGCCGCCTTCGTGCTCGCGCTCGTCGCCGCGGGACGCCGCGAGGGCGCCCGCGCGCTCGCGGGCTTCGTACCCGACTGCGCCGTCCTGTGCGCGCGCCTGCTGCGCGATCCGGGCGTGAAGCACCGCCACCGGCTCCTGCTCGCGCTCCTCGTCGCCTACCTCGCTCTTCCCTTCGATCTCGTGCCGGACGTCATCCCGGTCGCCGGTCAGCTCGACGATGCGATCGTCGTCGCCGTCGTGCTGCGCATCGTGCTGCGCGGAAGCGGAGTCGAGCGCGTGCGCCGGCACTGGCCGGGCCCCGAGGCATCGCTTCGGCTCGTGCTTCGCCTCGCCGGCGCGCAGCCGGCACCGTAG
- a CDS encoding nucleoside hydrolase, giving the protein MNRRTPIILDCDPGHDDAIALLLALASPELDLLGVTTVHGNQTLEKTTANALRVLDLAGREDVPVAAGADRPLVRELTVAAHVHGDSGLDGPSLPPPGRGPAAGHAVDFMARRIAESPAPVTLVPTGPLTNVALLLERTGGANIERIVLMGGAVAEGNMTPAAEFNIWADPEAADRVFHAGLDVTMVGLDVTHRAVTTPALQERLRATGTIGAFVADLVDFFAVYHRETYGWDGAPIHDAVAVACVLQPSLVTTVERNVEIELDSDLCRGRTVVDLWNRSGRAPNAHVGVDLDSDGFFDLLVERIARLG; this is encoded by the coding sequence GTGAACCGACGCACGCCGATCATCCTCGACTGCGATCCCGGCCACGACGACGCGATCGCGCTGCTGCTCGCGCTCGCGAGCCCCGAGCTCGACCTGCTCGGCGTCACCACCGTGCACGGAAACCAGACGCTCGAGAAGACGACGGCGAACGCGCTGCGCGTGCTCGACCTCGCCGGGCGCGAGGACGTCCCGGTCGCGGCCGGCGCCGACCGCCCACTCGTGCGCGAGCTGACGGTCGCCGCGCACGTCCACGGCGACAGCGGCCTCGACGGGCCCTCGCTGCCGCCGCCGGGCCGCGGGCCGGCCGCCGGGCATGCCGTCGACTTCATGGCGCGCCGGATCGCCGAGAGCCCCGCTCCGGTGACGCTCGTTCCCACCGGCCCGCTCACGAACGTCGCGCTGCTGCTCGAGCGCACGGGCGGCGCCAACATCGAGCGCATCGTGCTCATGGGCGGCGCCGTCGCCGAGGGAAACATGACGCCGGCGGCCGAGTTCAACATCTGGGCCGATCCCGAGGCGGCGGACAGGGTGTTCCACGCGGGGCTCGACGTGACGATGGTCGGCCTCGACGTCACCCACCGTGCCGTCACGACGCCCGCGTTGCAGGAGCGCCTGCGCGCCACCGGGACGATCGGGGCGTTCGTCGCCGATCTCGTCGACTTCTTCGCCGTCTACCACCGCGAGACGTACGGGTGGGACGGAGCCCCCATCCACGACGCCGTCGCCGTCGCGTGCGTCCTGCAGCCGAGCCTCGTCACGACCGTCGAGCGCAACGTCGAGATCGAGCTCGACTCCGACCTCTGCCGCGGCCGCACGGTCGTCGACCTCTGGAATCGCAGCGGGCGCGCGCCGAACGCCCATGTCGGCGTCGATCTCGACAGCGACGGCTTCTTCGACCTCCTCGTCGAGCGCATCGCGCGGCTCGGGTAG
- a CDS encoding BMP family lipoprotein codes for MAIRKRTVGVALALVAVLALSLASIGSASSAKSEATIKVALITDIGGLNDKGFNALANVGLQTAKKKLKVQGRVFISKSAADYVPNLSAAARGNYDLVIAVGFLMSDSLSAVAKKFPKTKFAIVDVSAPFMKGKPKNVRGIVFAEQEAGYLAGVAAATVSKTGTVSTIGGIKIPPVDAFIAGFQAGAKATKPGITLLNDYSQDFVDQAKCKELALNQIAQGSDVVFQVAGGCGLGALSAAQEKGVWGIGVDNDQSFLGKHVLTSAQKKVDQGVFQTIQLVTTGKFKGGVDGLFSVKNDGVGFGKVSPAAPPTLAAKLASVSAAIKAGKISKIPRLVK; via the coding sequence GTGGCAATTCGCAAGAGAACAGTCGGTGTCGCACTGGCGCTCGTCGCCGTGCTCGCACTGTCGCTCGCATCCATCGGGTCGGCGTCGTCTGCCAAATCCGAGGCGACCATCAAGGTCGCGCTCATCACCGACATCGGTGGACTCAACGACAAGGGCTTCAACGCCCTCGCCAACGTCGGCCTGCAGACGGCGAAGAAGAAGCTCAAGGTGCAGGGCCGGGTCTTCATCTCGAAGTCGGCCGCCGACTACGTGCCGAACCTGTCGGCAGCGGCGCGCGGGAACTACGACCTCGTGATCGCGGTCGGCTTCCTCATGTCGGACTCCCTGTCCGCGGTGGCCAAGAAGTTCCCGAAGACGAAGTTCGCGATCGTGGACGTGAGCGCACCCTTCATGAAGGGCAAGCCGAAGAACGTTCGCGGCATCGTCTTCGCCGAGCAGGAGGCCGGCTACCTCGCGGGCGTCGCAGCGGCGACCGTGAGCAAGACGGGCACCGTGAGCACGATCGGCGGCATCAAGATCCCGCCGGTCGACGCCTTCATCGCCGGCTTCCAGGCCGGTGCCAAGGCGACGAAGCCCGGCATCACGCTGCTGAACGACTACTCGCAGGACTTCGTCGACCAGGCGAAGTGCAAGGAGCTCGCCCTCAACCAGATCGCCCAGGGCTCGGACGTCGTCTTCCAGGTCGCGGGCGGCTGCGGCCTCGGCGCTCTCAGCGCCGCACAGGAGAAGGGCGTCTGGGGCATCGGCGTCGACAACGACCAGAGCTTCCTCGGCAAGCACGTGCTGACGAGCGCCCAGAAGAAGGTCGACCAGGGCGTCTTCCAGACGATCCAGCTCGTGACGACCGGTAAGTTCAAGGGCGGCGTCGACGGCCTCTTCAGCGTGAAGAACGACGGCGTCGGCTTCGGCAAGGTCAGCCCGGCTGCTCCTCCGACGCTCGCTGCCAAGCTCGCGTCGGTGTCGGCGGCGATCAAGGCCGGCAAGATCAGCAAGATCCCGCGTCTCGTCAAGTAG
- a CDS encoding universal stress protein — MPFERILVAVDGSESSNRALAKALELASLTGAELHALAVEGPLPAYAATVGEVDEVKREKDAFFRRLASGVRARADAAGVPIAVDIRPGHAAELIVRVAAERGADLIVLGRRGHFLRDHLLGSTADRVTESADCPVMIVK; from the coding sequence ATGCCGTTCGAACGGATACTCGTGGCCGTCGACGGCTCGGAGAGCTCGAACCGGGCGCTCGCGAAGGCGCTCGAGCTGGCGTCGCTGACCGGCGCCGAGCTGCACGCCCTCGCGGTCGAGGGGCCGCTGCCCGCCTACGCGGCAACGGTGGGCGAGGTCGACGAGGTGAAGCGCGAGAAGGACGCGTTCTTCCGCCGCCTCGCGAGCGGCGTGCGCGCCCGTGCCGACGCCGCCGGCGTGCCGATCGCCGTCGACATCCGGCCCGGCCATGCCGCCGAGCTGATCGTGAGGGTCGCGGCGGAGCGCGGTGCCGACCTGATCGTGCTCGGACGTCGAGGCCACTTCCTGCGCGACCATCTGCTCGGCTCCACGGCCGACCGCGTCACGGAGAGCGCCGACTGCCCGGTGATGATCGTCAAGTAG
- a CDS encoding FtsK/SpoIIIE family DNA translocase, whose translation MATRRKKPVKRAPRPSTPSRVKKRPARTRSHHHPELWGLGMVAVGLFLATVIWLGWDGGMVGARIADGLESALGAASYALPLVLVGLGSLMLVRSALVDFTPFRTGLVVGSVGLMVALGRDHGGAAGSVLGGGLARAVGDTGAAIVGVTLFLAGALLLSGASAGALLRRSGHAVRRAGSAARRSFDGLDLPEIPSWSEEEQPAPRSSQRARAPVDGAEQYPDIVTAGAPPLVLPEQLETAAPTSEPGDGDIDFDAPHAGEYRLPERTLLKASPAVKGDNAEASARTAQLLVQTLAHFGVDATIVGQIAGPRVVRYELQLAPGTKVSKVAGLKDDLSYALATTEIRILAPIPGKQAVGVEVPNLSPRLVTLGDIFGDLPGQASPLSVWLGKDISGNAVWTDLARMPHLLIAGTTGAGKSGCINALLTSILLRSTPDEVRMILIDPKRIELNYYESIPHLLTPVVSNPKEASAVLQNVVAEMERRYERLSIIRARNLPEANRTFKARGDDPLPYLLVVIDELADLMMVSPQAVEDAIIRLAQKSRAVGIHLVLATQRPSVDVITGMIKANVPSRIAFAVSSQTDSRVILDTSGAESLLGQGDMLFKPLGTSRMQRVQGAYVSEEEVAMIVEQCRRQRGQQLDETLLEAPEAAELADGDDGEFDPDEDPLLDRAIEIVVQTQTASVSLLQRRLRVGYTRAGRLVDMLERRGIISGYEGSKPRRVLIEEAQLASVVARD comes from the coding sequence ATGGCTACGAGAAGGAAGAAGCCCGTCAAGCGGGCGCCGAGGCCGTCCACGCCGTCGCGCGTCAAGAAGCGGCCGGCCAGGACGCGATCGCACCACCATCCCGAGCTCTGGGGGCTCGGGATGGTCGCGGTCGGCCTCTTCCTCGCGACCGTGATCTGGCTCGGATGGGACGGAGGCATGGTGGGCGCGAGGATCGCCGACGGCCTCGAGAGCGCGCTCGGCGCCGCCTCCTACGCGCTGCCGCTCGTCCTCGTCGGCCTCGGCTCGCTCATGCTCGTGCGCAGCGCGCTCGTCGACTTCACGCCGTTCCGCACCGGGCTCGTCGTCGGCTCGGTCGGCCTCATGGTCGCCCTCGGCCGCGACCACGGAGGCGCCGCGGGCTCCGTGCTCGGCGGCGGGCTCGCTCGTGCCGTCGGCGACACGGGTGCCGCCATCGTCGGCGTCACCCTCTTCCTGGCCGGGGCGCTGCTCCTGTCGGGCGCCTCTGCCGGCGCGCTCCTGCGCCGCTCGGGCCATGCCGTGCGGCGCGCAGGGTCTGCGGCGCGGCGGTCGTTCGATGGGCTCGACCTGCCGGAGATTCCGAGCTGGAGCGAGGAGGAGCAGCCGGCGCCGCGTTCCTCGCAGCGGGCGCGCGCCCCGGTCGACGGCGCCGAGCAGTACCCGGACATCGTCACGGCGGGGGCCCCGCCGCTCGTACTGCCCGAGCAGCTCGAGACGGCGGCGCCGACGTCGGAGCCCGGCGACGGGGACATCGACTTCGACGCGCCGCACGCGGGCGAGTATCGGCTGCCGGAGCGCACGCTGCTGAAGGCGTCTCCTGCCGTCAAGGGCGACAACGCCGAGGCGAGCGCCCGCACAGCGCAGCTGCTCGTGCAGACGCTGGCGCACTTCGGGGTCGACGCGACGATCGTCGGCCAGATAGCCGGGCCGCGTGTCGTCCGCTACGAGCTGCAGCTCGCGCCGGGCACGAAGGTGTCGAAGGTGGCGGGTCTCAAGGACGACCTCTCGTACGCGCTCGCAACCACGGAGATCCGCATCCTCGCCCCGATCCCGGGCAAGCAGGCGGTTGGCGTCGAGGTGCCGAACCTGTCTCCGAGGCTCGTCACGCTCGGCGACATCTTCGGCGACCTGCCGGGCCAGGCGAGCCCGCTGTCGGTGTGGCTCGGCAAGGACATCTCCGGCAACGCCGTCTGGACCGACCTCGCGCGCATGCCGCACCTGCTCATCGCCGGCACGACCGGTGCGGGCAAGTCCGGCTGCATCAACGCGCTGCTCACCTCCATCCTGCTGCGCTCGACCCCGGACGAGGTGCGCATGATCCTCATCGACCCGAAGCGCATCGAGCTCAACTACTACGAGTCGATCCCGCACCTGCTGACGCCGGTCGTCTCCAACCCGAAGGAGGCCTCGGCCGTCCTCCAGAACGTCGTCGCCGAGATGGAGCGCCGCTACGAGCGCCTCTCCATCATCCGCGCCCGCAACCTGCCCGAGGCGAACCGCACGTTCAAGGCGCGTGGGGATGACCCGCTGCCCTACCTCCTCGTCGTGATCGACGAGCTCGCCGATCTCATGATGGTCTCTCCGCAGGCGGTGGAGGACGCGATCATCCGGCTCGCGCAGAAGTCGCGTGCCGTCGGCATCCACCTCGTGCTCGCCACCCAGCGTCCCTCGGTGGACGTGATCACGGGCATGATCAAGGCGAACGTGCCGTCGCGCATCGCGTTCGCGGTGTCGAGCCAGACGGACTCGCGCGTCATCCTCGACACGTCGGGAGCCGAGAGCCTGCTCGGCCAGGGGGACATGCTGTTCAAGCCGCTCGGCACGTCGCGCATGCAGCGCGTCCAGGGCGCCTACGTGTCCGAGGAGGAGGTCGCGATGATCGTCGAGCAGTGCCGCCGCCAGCGCGGACAGCAGCTCGACGAGACGCTGCTCGAGGCTCCCGAGGCGGCCGAGCTCGCGGACGGCGACGACGGCGAGTTCGATCCGGACGAGGATCCGCTGCTCGACCGGGCGATCGAGATCGTCGTGCAGACGCAGACCGCCTCCGTCTCGCTCCTGCAGCGACGCCTCCGCGTCGGCTACACGCGCGCAGGACGCCTCGTCGACATGCTCGAGCGGCGCGGCATCATCTCCGGCTACGAGGGCTCGAAGCCCCGCCGCGTGCTGATCGAGGAGGCGCAGCTCGCATCGGTCGTCGCGCGCGACTGA
- a CDS encoding ribokinase, whose translation MPAPRITVVGSVNLDLVARCEVLPRPGETVAGATFERIPGGKGANQAVACARLGAEVRLVAAVGRDPFADEALAGLRGAGVELDLQLVDLPTGVALVTVDAAGETTITVAPGANAALAGFELPPSDAVLCQQEIPDAAVISAWEQAGGLFCLNAAPARRIGVDPDLAVVNRFELESLARADGLVALTLGAEGAVLLEDGEEVARAVPPAVEAVDGTAAGDAFTACLLVSLLEGRSREEALRRACAAGAFAASRFGAQPSLPTAAEVDALLGS comes from the coding sequence GTGCCCGCGCCCCGGATCACCGTCGTCGGCTCTGTCAACCTCGATCTCGTCGCCCGCTGCGAGGTGCTGCCGCGCCCCGGGGAGACGGTCGCGGGCGCGACATTCGAGCGCATTCCCGGCGGCAAGGGAGCAAACCAGGCCGTCGCCTGCGCCCGCCTCGGCGCCGAGGTGCGCCTGGTCGCCGCCGTCGGCCGCGACCCGTTCGCGGACGAGGCGCTCGCGGGCCTGCGCGGGGCCGGCGTCGAGCTCGACCTGCAGCTCGTCGACCTGCCGACCGGGGTGGCGCTGGTCACCGTCGACGCGGCGGGCGAGACGACGATCACCGTCGCGCCCGGCGCGAACGCGGCTCTCGCCGGCTTCGAGCTGCCCCCGTCCGACGCGGTGCTCTGCCAGCAGGAGATCCCCGACGCGGCGGTGATCTCGGCGTGGGAGCAGGCGGGAGGGTTGTTCTGCCTCAACGCGGCGCCGGCACGGCGTATCGGCGTCGACCCGGATCTCGCAGTCGTCAACCGCTTCGAGCTGGAGTCGCTCGCGCGTGCCGACGGCCTCGTCGCGCTCACGCTCGGCGCCGAGGGCGCCGTGCTGCTCGAGGACGGGGAGGAGGTCGCCCGCGCCGTGCCGCCCGCGGTCGAGGCCGTGGACGGGACAGCGGCGGGCGACGCCTTCACCGCCTGCCTGCTCGTCTCGCTGCTCGAGGGCCGCTCGCGCGAGGAGGCGCTGCGGCGCGCATGCGCGGCAGGAGCGTTTGCGGCCTCGCGCTTCGGCGCGCAGCCGTCGCTGCCGACGGCCGCGGAGGTCGACGCGCTCCTCGGCTCGTGA
- the crcB gene encoding fluoride efflux transporter CrcB: MVLRPRSRLRERLLLAIFAGGALGALARAAVETAFPATGHGWPWATFAVNIAGAGLLAYVVTRLQERLPPSTYPRPLLGTGLCGALTTFSTMQIEVIRLVREGHAALAVAYLAASVATGAVVVFLVSALVRRVPAR, translated from the coding sequence ATGGTCCTGCGGCCGCGGTCGCGCCTGCGGGAGCGCCTGCTGCTCGCGATCTTCGCGGGCGGTGCGCTCGGGGCGCTCGCCCGCGCCGCGGTGGAGACGGCGTTTCCCGCGACCGGTCACGGCTGGCCGTGGGCGACGTTCGCCGTCAACATCGCAGGCGCCGGTCTGCTCGCCTACGTCGTCACGCGGCTGCAGGAGCGGCTGCCGCCCTCGACATACCCGCGCCCGCTGCTCGGCACCGGCCTGTGCGGCGCGCTGACGACGTTCTCGACGATGCAGATCGAGGTGATCCGGCTCGTACGCGAAGGCCATGCCGCGCTCGCGGTCGCGTACCTGGCGGCCAGCGTCGCAACGGGAGCGGTCGTCGTCTTCCTCGTGAGCGCCCTCGTGCGCCGGGTGCCGGCCCGATGA
- a CDS encoding inorganic diphosphatase — protein MADVMVFVEVPSGSRNKYELDAELGQIVLDRRLFTSMSYPADYGFIEGTLGADGDPLDALVLVGEPTFPGCRIRARVVGVFYMEDEKGQDEKIICVPLKDTAFMRVHDVHDIAPEFRDEIEHFFQVYKDLEEGKTETRGFGNRADAELIIDESRARAAAHG, from the coding sequence ATGGCCGACGTGATGGTGTTCGTCGAGGTGCCGTCCGGGTCGCGGAACAAGTACGAGCTCGATGCCGAGCTCGGCCAGATCGTGCTCGACCGGCGGCTGTTCACGTCGATGAGCTATCCCGCCGACTACGGCTTCATCGAGGGCACGCTCGGCGCCGACGGCGATCCGCTCGACGCCCTCGTGCTCGTCGGCGAGCCGACGTTCCCCGGCTGCCGCATCCGCGCCCGCGTCGTCGGCGTCTTCTACATGGAGGACGAGAAGGGGCAGGACGAGAAGATCATCTGCGTCCCCCTCAAGGACACGGCGTTCATGCGCGTGCACGACGTCCACGACATCGCGCCGGAGTTCCGGGACGAGATCGAGCATTTCTTCCAGGTCTACAAGGATCTCGAGGAGGGAAAAACCGAGACGCGCGGGTTCGGCAACCGGGCCGACGCCGAGCTGATCATCGACGAGTCCCGCGCCCGGGCCGCCGCGCACGGCTAG
- the crcB gene encoding fluoride efflux transporter CrcB, translating into MTTLLVWLGVATLGGLGAILRFELDGFVQRRLDSEFPFGTLAVNGLGSLLLGTLVGLDVAGNDLLIAGTATLGSFTTFSTWMLEAERLAEDGEGGLALADIVGSIAVGIAAAALGWALGAAL; encoded by the coding sequence ATGACGACCCTGCTCGTCTGGCTCGGCGTTGCGACCCTCGGCGGCCTCGGCGCGATCCTGCGCTTCGAGCTGGACGGCTTCGTGCAGCGCCGGCTCGACAGCGAGTTCCCGTTCGGGACCCTCGCCGTCAACGGCCTCGGGTCGCTCCTGCTCGGCACGCTCGTCGGGCTGGACGTCGCCGGCAACGACCTGCTCATCGCCGGCACGGCGACGCTCGGGTCGTTCACGACCTTCTCGACGTGGATGCTGGAGGCGGAGCGCCTCGCCGAGGACGGGGAGGGCGGTCTCGCGCTCGCCGATATCGTGGGCAGCATCGCGGTGGGCATCGCAGCCGCCGCGCTGGGCTGGGCGCTGGGAGCCGCGCTGTGA
- a CDS encoding cation:proton antiporter → MSELAVAALLAGVILLAGTISVEAGISVALIELAAGVAVGNAFDVGVPEWLSFVGGFAGIVLTFLAGAEVDVPQFRREWRASLLLGGASFAAPFALVGLFAYYGLGWNREQAEIAGIALSTTSLAVVYAVLVETGLNQTLIGKRVMSATFVTDLGTAVALSILFVTPSIWVVPFAGVTVLFVLGLPRAAPWFFRRYGNRVIEPEIKLVFAALFLLMWLGDRAHSHAVLPAFILGLVLSSHYAAHRKEQERLRVVAFAFLTPFFFLKGGMNVSAPALWSNLGLLGLLFLAKMTPKLAAVYPLARRSCAPHAGFTTLLMSTGLTFGTISSLYGLQAGIIDETQFSLLVAVVVLSAIVPTVIAQRFLQPDAAAERTHDEAVPAAPAPARPAHTTEEATA, encoded by the coding sequence ATGAGCGAGCTCGCGGTGGCAGCACTCCTGGCAGGCGTGATCCTCCTCGCCGGCACGATCTCGGTCGAGGCGGGCATCTCGGTGGCGCTGATCGAGCTTGCCGCCGGCGTGGCCGTCGGCAACGCGTTCGACGTGGGCGTGCCGGAGTGGCTCTCGTTCGTCGGCGGCTTCGCCGGTATCGTGCTCACCTTCCTCGCCGGCGCCGAGGTCGACGTGCCCCAGTTCAGGCGCGAGTGGAGGGCCTCGCTTCTGCTCGGCGGCGCGAGCTTCGCCGCGCCGTTCGCTCTCGTGGGCCTGTTCGCCTACTACGGGCTCGGCTGGAACCGCGAGCAGGCGGAGATCGCGGGGATCGCGCTCTCGACGACGAGCCTCGCCGTCGTCTACGCGGTCCTCGTCGAGACGGGACTGAACCAGACCCTGATCGGCAAGCGTGTGATGTCGGCGACGTTCGTGACCGACCTCGGCACCGCGGTCGCCCTCTCGATCCTGTTCGTCACGCCGAGCATCTGGGTCGTGCCGTTCGCCGGCGTCACCGTCCTGTTCGTGCTGGGGCTGCCGCGTGCGGCGCCGTGGTTCTTCCGCCGCTACGGCAACCGCGTCATCGAGCCGGAGATAAAGCTCGTCTTCGCCGCCCTCTTCCTCCTCATGTGGCTCGGCGACCGGGCACACTCCCATGCCGTGCTGCCGGCGTTCATCCTCGGGCTCGTGCTCTCGTCCCACTACGCCGCGCATCGCAAGGAGCAGGAGCGGCTGCGCGTGGTCGCGTTCGCCTTCCTGACCCCGTTCTTCTTCCTGAAGGGCGGGATGAACGTGTCGGCGCCGGCGCTGTGGTCGAACCTCGGCCTCCTCGGGCTGCTCTTCCTCGCCAAGATGACCCCGAAGCTCGCGGCCGTCTACCCGCTTGCGCGGCGCTCCTGCGCGCCCCATGCGGGCTTCACGACGCTGCTGATGTCGACGGGCCTCACGTTCGGCACGATCAGCTCCCTCTACGGCCTGCAGGCCGGCATCATCGACGAGACCCAGTTCTCCCTGCTCGTCGCCGTCGTCGTGCTGTCCGCCATCGTGCCGACGGTGATCGCCCAGCGCTTCCTGCAGCCGGATGCCGCAGCGGAGCGGACGCATGACGAGGCCGTCCCTGCTGCGCCGGCTCCCGCGCGCCCGGCGCACACGACCGAGGAGGCGACGGCGTAG
- a CDS encoding DUF190 domain-containing protein codes for MTADCLKLTVYFGERDRLDGHLVSDVLLDLYQRHGLRAAILVRGVEGFGIKHRLHTQRLLTLSEDMPLVTVAVDTRERIEAVLPDVQAVLCGGLVTLERARLVTDIDGAAPLPVERHDATKLTLTLGRQERVRGRPAHLWAVDVLRRHGVAGATVVVGVDGIVHGARRRARFFSANADVPLMVISVGAGSAIAAALAELGASLERPLLALERVRVCKRDGIVVGAPSHLPETDRSGLGVWQKLMVYAGEQARAGRHPLYIELIHRLRLEGAAGATAVRGTWGYSGDHAPHGDRLFAVRRRVPVIVSVVDRPEAARRWWGVIDALTTEAGLVTSEMVPAFRAVGPGLASGGLRLARLDL; via the coding sequence GTGACCGCCGACTGCCTGAAATTGACGGTGTACTTCGGCGAGCGCGACCGCCTCGACGGCCATCTCGTCTCCGACGTGCTGCTCGACCTGTACCAGCGCCACGGGCTGCGGGCGGCGATCCTCGTGCGGGGCGTGGAGGGTTTCGGCATCAAGCACCGGCTGCACACGCAGCGTCTGCTGACGCTCTCGGAGGACATGCCGCTCGTCACCGTCGCCGTCGATACCCGCGAGCGGATCGAGGCCGTCCTGCCCGACGTGCAGGCCGTCCTCTGCGGCGGGCTCGTGACGCTCGAGCGCGCGCGGCTCGTGACGGACATCGACGGTGCGGCGCCGCTTCCCGTCGAGCGGCACGACGCGACGAAGCTCACCCTCACCCTCGGGAGGCAGGAGCGCGTGCGCGGGCGCCCCGCCCATCTGTGGGCGGTGGACGTGCTGCGACGGCACGGGGTCGCCGGCGCGACCGTGGTCGTCGGTGTCGACGGCATCGTGCACGGCGCACGGCGGCGCGCCCGCTTCTTCTCCGCGAACGCGGACGTGCCGCTGATGGTGATCTCCGTCGGGGCCGGCAGCGCGATCGCCGCTGCGCTCGCCGAGCTCGGGGCAAGCCTCGAGCGGCCGCTCCTCGCGCTCGAGCGCGTCCGCGTCTGCAAGCGCGACGGGATCGTCGTGGGCGCACCCTCGCACCTGCCGGAGACGGACCGGAGCGGCCTCGGCGTGTGGCAGAAGCTGATGGTCTACGCCGGCGAGCAGGCGCGCGCCGGACGGCATCCGCTCTACATCGAGCTCATCCACCGGCTGCGGCTCGAGGGCGCCGCCGGCGCCACGGCGGTGCGGGGCACGTGGGGATACTCGGGCGACCACGCGCCGCACGGCGACAGGCTGTTCGCCGTGCGCAGGCGCGTACCGGTGATCGTCAGCGTCGTCGACAGGCCGGAGGCGGCCCGGCGCTGGTGGGGGGTGATCGACGCGTTGACCACGGAGGCGGGGCTCGTCACGAGCGAGATGGTTCCCGCCTTCCGCGCCGTCGGCCCCGGCCTCGCGAGCGGCGGCCTGCGCCTCGCGCGGCTCGATCTCTGA